The following are from one region of the Rosistilla carotiformis genome:
- a CDS encoding molybdenum cofactor guanylyltransferase — protein sequence MTTYASQTTQRPSLLGAILAGGRSSRMGSSKAMLPMPTGTTLLEHVATCLNPYCRTIVVSVAPLQQLTTSLPTVPDTDAHQGPASGIVSVLQLANRQGFAAAMIVSVDLPALTSTDLAPLITAWNEVPDRITAATVDGKFPEPLVAIYPATYLEQLTAVACGADRSIMRWLRRTPHQTITIRREAIQDVDTPEQWNAYHDREVRKNARPSDR from the coding sequence ATGACAACCTACGCCAGCCAAACGACACAACGCCCTTCGCTGCTGGGAGCGATCCTTGCCGGCGGCCGTTCGTCGCGGATGGGCTCTTCCAAAGCGATGCTGCCGATGCCCACGGGCACCACGCTGCTGGAACATGTCGCCACCTGCCTGAATCCCTACTGCCGAACGATCGTCGTCTCGGTCGCCCCATTGCAACAGCTGACGACATCGCTCCCAACCGTTCCCGACACCGACGCCCACCAAGGTCCAGCCAGCGGAATCGTCAGCGTTCTACAACTGGCGAATCGCCAGGGATTTGCCGCCGCCATGATCGTGTCAGTCGACCTGCCCGCGCTCACCTCCACCGACCTTGCTCCTTTGATCACAGCCTGGAACGAGGTTCCCGACCGAATCACCGCAGCGACCGTCGACGGCAAGTTCCCCGAACCCCTCGTCGCGATCTATCCCGCGACTTACCTTGAACAGTTGACAGCTGTCGCTTGCGGAGCCGACCGCAGCATCATGCGTTGGCTGCGTCGCACACCACACCAAACGATTACGATCCGCCGCGAAGCGATCCAAGACGTCGACACCCCTGAACAATGGAACGCCTACCATGATCGAGAAGTCAGAAAAAACGCCCGACCAAGCGATCGCTGA
- a CDS encoding Rpn family recombination-promoting nuclease/putative transposase, translating to MLRIDPKVDFAFKQMLGHPGHPAVTIHFLNAILQPQVPIQQVEILNPIQGKQRAEDKLAVLDVLACDDQGRRFNVEMQTTLPFALPKRLLYYNCLNYVRQLSEGEGYRGLAPAISICVLDKVLFREDPRYHLSFRLRSDQVSDLVFINDLEFHTLELPKFQQACHNDVNAFAAEQKWLYLLQNAGSMDMETLAELLDDPVYHEALGVLDMISKSPEELDLYEARLKMWRDEQARMEAAQIEGLERGIEQGRELGIELGIELGRELGIEQGREQGIQQGRDLGLARGKILGRLQLLASMLDMPEPASWGSMSEKELNRVEAELREQLSRRNGGSGR from the coding sequence ATGCTGAGGATCGATCCAAAAGTCGATTTTGCATTTAAGCAGATGTTGGGGCATCCCGGACATCCAGCGGTCACGATTCACTTTCTCAATGCGATCTTGCAGCCACAGGTGCCGATCCAGCAGGTGGAGATACTCAATCCTATCCAAGGCAAGCAGCGTGCTGAGGATAAGTTGGCCGTCTTGGATGTTTTGGCCTGCGACGACCAGGGGCGTCGTTTTAATGTGGAAATGCAAACGACGCTTCCGTTTGCACTCCCCAAACGCTTGCTGTACTACAACTGTCTTAATTATGTTCGCCAGCTGTCCGAGGGAGAGGGGTATCGAGGGCTTGCTCCGGCGATCAGCATCTGTGTGCTCGATAAAGTGTTGTTTCGCGAGGACCCACGCTACCACTTGAGTTTCCGTTTGCGGAGCGACCAGGTGAGCGATTTGGTTTTTATTAACGATCTGGAATTTCACACGCTCGAACTGCCCAAGTTTCAGCAGGCGTGTCATAATGATGTAAACGCGTTTGCAGCGGAGCAGAAATGGTTGTATCTGTTGCAGAACGCCGGATCGATGGACATGGAGACGTTGGCGGAGTTGCTTGATGATCCGGTCTATCACGAAGCCTTGGGAGTTTTGGACATGATATCAAAGTCGCCTGAAGAACTCGATCTGTACGAAGCGCGGCTGAAAATGTGGCGCGATGAGCAAGCCCGGATGGAAGCTGCGCAGATCGAAGGGCTTGAGCGAGGCATCGAGCAGGGGCGTGAGCTAGGGATCGAGCTAGGGATCGAGCTAGGTCGCGAACTCGGAATCGAGCAAGGTCGCGAGCAAGGAATCCAGCAGGGGCGCGATTTGGGACTTGCCCGAGGGAAGATTTTGGGGCGGCTGCAATTGCTCGCTTCGATGCTCGACATGCCCGAGCCCGCGAGCTGGGGTTCGATGAGCGAGAAGGAATTGAACCGAGTCGAAGCTGAGCTGCGTGAGCAGTTGTCGCGACGAAACGGAGGCTCCGGTCGCTAG
- a CDS encoding carboxymuconolactone decarboxylase family protein: protein MIPKPYRQMHDQFPEYMQAYEAFAAAAAKSGPLDAKSIALTKLAISIGAGLEGGTHSHARKALEAGCLPDELRHVAMLSAPTIGFPTMMRARMWVEDVLTKAAANESTETQQP, encoded by the coding sequence ATGATCCCCAAGCCCTACCGACAGATGCACGACCAATTCCCCGAATACATGCAGGCCTACGAAGCATTCGCAGCCGCGGCGGCCAAGTCGGGGCCGCTGGATGCCAAATCGATCGCCCTGACAAAATTGGCGATCTCGATCGGTGCGGGGCTCGAAGGAGGAACCCATTCGCACGCCCGCAAAGCACTCGAAGCGGGCTGCTTGCCCGATGAACTGCGACACGTCGCGATGCTCTCCGCTCCGACGATCGGCTTCCCCACGATGATGCGTGCTCGGATGTGGGTGGAAGATGTACTGACCAAAGCGGCTGCGAACGAGAGCACCGAAACTCAGCAGCCATAA
- a CDS encoding calmodulin-binding protein gives MIRRCLIAAFVAVAFCCVTEQADAQQQAYGQTWGGAGSRDWNRFYHYPYVYYPQNFYAPQYFQSADDLYHRYPQEMRIPVYNKKWHNYYPAGRRYHYGHHFILDVF, from the coding sequence ATGATTCGTCGATGCCTGATCGCGGCGTTTGTTGCCGTCGCATTTTGCTGTGTTACTGAACAAGCGGACGCACAGCAACAAGCCTATGGGCAAACCTGGGGTGGAGCCGGTTCGCGCGACTGGAATCGCTTCTACCACTACCCATACGTCTATTACCCACAGAACTTTTACGCGCCGCAGTACTTCCAAAGTGCAGACGACTTGTATCATCGCTATCCTCAAGAAATGCGGATTCCGGTCTACAATAAGAAGTGGCACAACTACTATCCAGCCGGTCGCCGTTATCATTACGGCCATCACTTCATCCTGGATGTCTTTTAG
- a CDS encoding Mrp/NBP35 family ATP-binding protein: MTPDDIRSAIADFPDPETGRPIGSTDQIKSIRCDSGIQVQVGLTSHSAALKEEVVDQLASRIVSRFAGQSPAIEIVEHDRPPARLGQIGLRVKSVIAVGSGKGGVGKSTVAASLAQCLQRFGSKVGLMDADVYGPSVPHLLGLSGRPEVDENKRIIPIKKGPMPVMSMGFLVEPDQAVIWRGPMLHSSVTQFLRDTDWGLLDYLIIDMPPGTGDVALTLSQILPLSGAVIVCTPQEVALLDAVKAISMFGKVHIPILGMVENMSGFQCPDCNKHYDIFGKGGARDKAEELGTPFLGAVPINIPLRIAGDQGKLAECLDDDAIRAPMDQVARAVVRTLAAKNAAAPATPQLPTL, from the coding sequence ATGACACCCGATGATATTCGTTCGGCGATCGCCGATTTTCCCGATCCCGAAACCGGTCGTCCGATCGGTTCGACCGATCAAATCAAGAGCATCCGCTGTGATTCCGGGATCCAAGTGCAGGTTGGATTGACCAGTCACTCGGCCGCGCTCAAGGAAGAGGTTGTCGACCAGTTGGCGTCGCGGATTGTCAGCCGATTTGCGGGGCAGAGTCCGGCGATCGAAATCGTCGAACACGACCGACCACCAGCGCGACTGGGACAGATCGGCTTGCGAGTCAAGAGCGTGATTGCTGTTGGTTCGGGGAAAGGTGGTGTCGGTAAAAGCACCGTTGCGGCTAGCCTGGCTCAGTGCCTGCAACGCTTCGGTTCGAAGGTTGGTCTGATGGACGCCGATGTCTATGGGCCGAGCGTTCCGCATCTGTTGGGACTTTCGGGACGCCCCGAAGTGGATGAGAACAAACGGATCATCCCGATCAAAAAGGGGCCGATGCCGGTGATGTCGATGGGGTTCTTGGTCGAACCCGATCAGGCGGTGATTTGGCGTGGGCCGATGCTGCACAGTTCGGTCACGCAGTTCCTCCGCGATACCGACTGGGGGCTGTTGGACTATCTGATCATCGACATGCCACCGGGAACCGGAGACGTCGCGCTGACGTTATCGCAGATCTTGCCTCTGTCGGGCGCGGTAATCGTTTGCACGCCTCAAGAGGTCGCGTTGTTGGATGCGGTTAAGGCGATCTCGATGTTTGGCAAGGTACACATTCCGATCTTGGGAATGGTTGAAAACATGAGTGGTTTCCAATGCCCCGATTGCAACAAGCACTACGACATCTTTGGCAAAGGTGGCGCCCGCGATAAGGCTGAAGAGTTGGGAACGCCATTCTTAGGCGCGGTGCCGATCAATATCCCGCTGCGAATCGCTGGCGATCAAGGGAAGCTGGCCGAATGCTTGGACGACGATGCGATTCGGGCGCCGATGGATCAAGTCGCACGCGCTGTCGTTCGGACTCTGGCGGCGAAAAACGCTGCCGCTCCCGCGACACCTCAGTTGCCAACGCTGTAG
- the ftsY gene encoding signal recognition particle-docking protein FtsY codes for MAFWSKKKANDPDTSQAGMFDKFRKSLTKTSQVLNTDIRDLFKNEGRLVEDEFLGELFARLVRTDMGAGPAARIRDDVATKFRGRKVEMNDILETIREQVESMLTQESVALSMAAEGPTVILVVGVNGSGKTTSIAKLAHRLTQEGNRVVLGAGDTFRAAAVEQLTIWSERIGCEIVTGKPESDPASVAFATAQKAVDENFDIAIMDTAGRLQTQTHLMQQLDKIRRVIGKPVPSAPHEVLLVLDATAGQNAISQARGFSDAAGCTGIVLSKLDGSAKGGVVIPIREQFQLPVKFIGLGEGIDDMAAFDAAMFSRALFSDSIGSPT; via the coding sequence ATGGCATTTTGGTCTAAAAAGAAAGCAAACGATCCAGATACCAGCCAAGCGGGAATGTTCGATAAGTTCCGCAAGAGCTTGACAAAGACCAGCCAAGTCCTGAATACCGACATCCGCGACCTTTTCAAAAACGAAGGTCGGTTGGTGGAAGATGAATTCCTGGGCGAGTTGTTCGCACGACTTGTGCGAACGGACATGGGAGCCGGTCCGGCCGCTCGGATCCGCGACGATGTAGCGACCAAGTTTCGGGGTCGGAAGGTCGAAATGAACGACATCCTTGAAACGATTCGCGAGCAGGTCGAGTCGATGCTGACGCAGGAATCGGTGGCTCTTTCGATGGCCGCCGAAGGGCCCACGGTGATCCTGGTTGTCGGTGTCAACGGTTCGGGCAAGACGACATCGATCGCCAAGCTGGCCCATCGGCTAACCCAAGAAGGAAACCGCGTTGTCTTGGGGGCCGGGGATACCTTCCGCGCCGCCGCGGTCGAACAATTGACAATTTGGTCCGAGCGAATCGGCTGTGAAATCGTCACCGGAAAACCCGAATCCGATCCAGCCAGCGTCGCGTTTGCGACGGCACAGAAGGCTGTCGATGAGAACTTTGACATCGCAATCATGGACACGGCCGGACGATTGCAAACCCAAACGCATCTGATGCAACAGCTCGACAAAATCCGTCGTGTGATTGGCAAACCGGTCCCGTCGGCCCCCCACGAAGTGTTATTAGTACTCGATGCCACCGCGGGGCAAAACGCGATCAGCCAAGCACGTGGTTTCAGCGATGCGGCCGGCTGCACGGGAATTGTGCTGTCGAAGCTCGATGGCAGCGCCAAAGGGGGCGTTGTGATCCCGATTCGCGAGCAATTTCAACTGCCAGTCAAATTCATCGGTTTGGGCGAAGGCATCGACGACATGGCGGCGTTTGACGCGGCCATGTTCTCCCGAGCCCTCTTCAGTGACTCCATTGGATCGCCAACATAA
- a CDS encoding helix-turn-helix domain-containing protein: MSAGSRGTSIRPLGKILEAIGEPVYVVTRDGRFEYFNRAALEWLGCESQPLVDWKSTPDRDPASAIDALAQSLQPPKILRCGRPIAQPIAPRVDTLQGPASREMLFIPLGETAVEFVVAVGDCHWSGEVTAESIDLVSLSRQLAAIRQQYPRLNQLGPLVGASGAAEHLRRQASLAAECSSNVFLVGRSGCGGDQLALAIQRRPTESPSAWSSLTPIDCALMDAELLEAALSPVIARLGGSSTARATVLLRNLDRLAVEAQSPLRHRLVEFGSRLRCISLSELSVAECLRSEHLDGDLIYRLATLEIAVPSLTQRIIDLPLIVQFLIERRAKPNQIIDGISRPALDLLSTYPWPGDFDELDAAIRHSMRESGSPVIQPQHLPLAIRSYAPPDPAATADDRPIDLDRLLARIERELIDRALERSDGNRAEAARRLGISRSRLLRRIDDNNDSTEVEG; encoded by the coding sequence ATGTCCGCAGGCTCGCGCGGCACCAGTATCCGACCACTGGGAAAGATTCTCGAAGCGATCGGCGAGCCGGTTTATGTCGTCACTCGCGACGGCCGCTTCGAGTACTTTAACCGAGCGGCTTTGGAATGGCTGGGCTGCGAATCGCAGCCGTTGGTCGACTGGAAATCGACCCCCGATCGCGATCCCGCGTCGGCAATCGATGCGCTGGCGCAGTCGCTGCAGCCGCCAAAGATTCTGCGTTGCGGTCGACCGATCGCACAACCGATCGCTCCCCGCGTCGACACGCTTCAGGGACCAGCGTCCCGAGAGATGCTGTTCATTCCGTTGGGAGAGACCGCCGTCGAGTTTGTCGTGGCGGTGGGGGATTGCCACTGGTCGGGTGAGGTGACTGCGGAGTCGATCGATCTGGTTTCGCTGAGCCGTCAGTTAGCCGCGATCCGCCAGCAGTATCCCCGACTGAATCAGCTTGGTCCGTTGGTTGGAGCTTCGGGGGCGGCGGAGCACTTGCGTCGTCAAGCCTCTCTGGCTGCAGAGTGTTCGTCGAACGTCTTTCTTGTCGGCCGATCGGGTTGCGGCGGCGATCAGCTTGCCTTGGCGATTCAGCGCCGCCCGACCGAATCTCCGTCGGCGTGGAGTTCGTTGACGCCTATCGATTGTGCGTTGATGGATGCGGAGTTGTTGGAAGCGGCGCTCTCGCCGGTGATCGCTCGGCTGGGCGGCAGTTCGACCGCTCGGGCAACGGTTCTGCTCCGCAATCTCGATCGCTTGGCCGTCGAAGCTCAGTCGCCGCTGCGTCATCGGTTGGTCGAGTTCGGGTCGCGTTTGCGATGCATCAGTTTGTCGGAGTTGTCGGTCGCCGAATGTCTGCGAAGCGAACATCTGGATGGCGATCTGATCTACCGTTTGGCAACGCTCGAGATCGCTGTTCCCTCGTTGACGCAGCGGATCATCGACCTGCCGTTGATCGTTCAGTTTTTGATCGAACGTCGCGCCAAACCGAATCAAATCATCGACGGCATCTCGCGGCCGGCACTCGACTTGTTGAGCACCTATCCCTGGCCTGGCGACTTCGACGAACTGGATGCTGCGATCCGGCACAGCATGCGGGAGAGCGGTTCGCCCGTCATTCAACCGCAACATCTACCGTTGGCGATCCGGTCTTATGCACCACCGGATCCGGCGGCGACCGCCGACGATCGGCCTATCGATTTGGATCGCTTGTTGGCGCGAATCGAACGCGAGCTGATCGATCGAGCATTGGAACGCAGCGACGGAAATCGGGCCGAAGCAGCTCGGCGGCTGGGGATCAGCCGATCGCGGCTGTTGCGTCGGATCGACGATAACAACGATTCAACCGAAGTGGAGGGCTGA
- a CDS encoding cation diffusion facilitator family transporter → MNRQARPKASIIQREGVYREASRTASLGLGVNIFLVVLKLVGGAITGSAALFADAINSVGDVASSLAVHGALWMAQQDEDDDHPYGHTKAESIGALSIAILIAFSAGMLAIENIRHLRQVVSVPPQTAAIIAALCAVLKEAIYWQTRRVSSRIDSRSLQAAAWDHRSDAICSGAIAVALFAAPYLGPLGRFADPIAAILVCALLIGIGVRLFWQTALELMDQQADPELTDAIRLRAEQIGEVTRIEKLRVRKSGLEFFVDIHVEVDAQLTVGEGHRIGHLVKDELLRNFPRVRDVLVHVEPDD, encoded by the coding sequence TTGAATCGTCAGGCTCGTCCCAAAGCATCGATCATCCAACGCGAGGGTGTCTATCGCGAAGCCTCGCGGACCGCTTCGTTGGGGTTGGGCGTCAACATCTTTTTGGTGGTTTTGAAGTTGGTCGGTGGGGCGATCACCGGTTCGGCGGCACTGTTTGCCGATGCGATCAATTCGGTCGGCGATGTCGCTAGCTCATTGGCCGTTCACGGTGCGCTCTGGATGGCCCAGCAGGATGAAGACGATGATCATCCCTATGGGCACACCAAAGCGGAGTCGATTGGGGCGCTGAGCATTGCGATCTTGATCGCGTTTTCGGCAGGCATGTTGGCGATCGAAAACATTCGCCATCTGCGCCAGGTCGTGTCGGTGCCCCCGCAGACCGCAGCGATCATCGCGGCGTTGTGTGCGGTTTTGAAAGAGGCGATCTATTGGCAGACGCGGCGAGTCAGCAGCCGGATCGATTCGCGATCGCTGCAAGCTGCGGCGTGGGATCATCGCAGCGATGCGATTTGCAGCGGGGCGATCGCCGTCGCCCTCTTTGCGGCTCCCTACCTGGGACCGCTGGGCCGGTTTGCCGATCCCATCGCGGCGATCCTGGTTTGTGCGCTGTTGATCGGGATCGGAGTGCGGTTGTTCTGGCAGACGGCGCTCGAGTTGATGGACCAGCAAGCTGATCCAGAACTTACCGATGCGATCCGTCTGCGCGCCGAACAGATCGGCGAAGTCACGCGAATTGAAAAGCTGCGGGTCCGCAAAAGTGGCTTGGAGTTTTTTGTCGACATCCACGTCGAGGTCGATGCGCAGCTGACGGTCGGCGAAGGGCATCGGATCGGACATCTGGTGAAAGATGAATTGCTACGCAACTTTCCCCGTGTTCGCGATGTCCTGGTGCATGTCGAACCGGACGACTGA
- a CDS encoding molybdopterin molybdotransferase MoeA: MIEKSEKTPDQAIAELAGRIAPVASETISLANAAGRILSQPIHADRDSPAADVSAMDGYAIRLNDLGRDEPLPVSGESAPGHPTPDVQPGHAMRIFTGGIVPQDYDLVVKREETQESPDSIRLLPATANCRKGENIRRQGENASQGSAILQAGTTLHAGAIAAAANFGASEVHVSRVLKITILVTGDELHDVSESVQPWQLRDSNGPTLNALLSGKNWLHVRCVDRVVDNQQGLAERLAAAIEDSDAVILTGGVSMGDYDFVPDAIKQNGGEINFHRLPIRPGKPILGAVTAAGKPIIGLPGNPVSAAVGCRRFVLPLLSRQAGKRDWLPSAPRVMLDDPGSRTLPLHWFRLVQINDQGRAHLVPSKGSGDLVSMAASDGFTEQPPNSTGSGPWPYWRWHE; encoded by the coding sequence ATGATCGAGAAGTCAGAAAAAACGCCCGACCAAGCGATCGCTGAACTCGCCGGGCGGATCGCCCCGGTCGCCAGTGAAACGATCTCGCTGGCAAACGCAGCGGGGCGAATCCTCAGCCAACCGATTCACGCCGATCGCGATAGCCCAGCCGCCGATGTATCGGCGATGGACGGCTACGCAATCCGACTGAACGACCTCGGCCGCGACGAACCGCTCCCCGTCTCGGGAGAGAGTGCCCCCGGACACCCCACACCAGACGTTCAACCGGGACACGCGATGCGAATATTTACCGGTGGGATCGTGCCACAAGATTACGACTTGGTGGTCAAACGCGAGGAGACGCAAGAGTCACCCGATTCGATCCGCTTGCTTCCCGCGACCGCCAACTGTCGCAAGGGTGAAAACATTCGACGGCAAGGTGAAAACGCCAGCCAGGGTTCGGCAATCTTACAGGCCGGAACGACGCTGCACGCCGGCGCGATCGCAGCGGCGGCGAACTTTGGCGCCAGCGAAGTCCATGTCTCCCGCGTCTTAAAGATCACGATCCTTGTCACCGGCGATGAACTGCACGACGTCAGTGAATCGGTCCAACCGTGGCAGCTGCGCGATTCGAACGGCCCCACACTGAACGCTTTGCTCTCGGGAAAGAACTGGTTGCACGTACGGTGCGTCGACCGTGTCGTCGACAATCAACAAGGTCTTGCCGAACGATTGGCCGCGGCCATCGAAGACTCCGACGCCGTGATCTTGACCGGCGGCGTCTCGATGGGGGACTACGATTTTGTCCCCGACGCGATCAAACAAAACGGCGGGGAGATCAACTTCCATCGACTGCCAATTCGCCCGGGAAAGCCGATCTTGGGAGCGGTCACCGCAGCGGGAAAACCGATCATTGGACTGCCTGGCAATCCGGTCAGTGCAGCGGTTGGATGCCGCCGATTTGTCCTTCCGCTACTCAGCCGCCAAGCTGGCAAACGCGACTGGCTCCCCAGCGCGCCACGGGTGATGTTGGACGATCCCGGCTCACGGACCCTGCCGCTGCATTGGTTCCGCCTGGTTCAGATCAACGACCAGGGACGCGCCCATCTCGTTCCCTCCAAAGGCTCCGGCGATCTGGTTTCGATGGCGGCCAGCGATGGCTTCACCGAACAGCCACCCAACTCAACCGGCTCCGGGCCCTGGCCATACTGGCGTTGGCACGAATAA
- a CDS encoding outer membrane beta-barrel protein, with protein MNLISRFFAIACICNAGLAVGQQFGYEEYPSEGYPVSGEGYEYHDAGGYCGDASCESCGPAAAPGYFASCFDGFSYGGWAQLGYHTYNSPMRFNNHADRVNLSQMWMYAEKQTDGTQGLDLGGRIDYVYGVDAQDTQAFGTESGWDNDWDNGVYGSAMPQLYGEVAYGKTSIKMGHFFTLIGYEVVSAPDNFFYSHSYTMVNSEPFTHTGALVTHKANEFVTVWGGYTLGWDSGYEDNGDNFLGGLSVVLTDYTTVTYTNTVGRLNENLELRGQDMRERGQMHSIVASTTVENFNHVLQVDRLDTKNQFDTFARDAFAINNYFFYELADEVAAGLRFEWWNNRRDTNDHTDVYALTLGLNLKPKDFVIIRPEVRWDWDVDAIPAGINENNPNSPTNAPRSNQTTFGIDAIVTF; from the coding sequence ATGAATCTCATTAGCAGGTTCTTTGCGATTGCTTGCATCTGCAACGCAGGTCTGGCCGTCGGTCAACAGTTTGGCTACGAAGAATATCCGAGCGAAGGCTACCCCGTTTCCGGGGAAGGCTACGAATACCATGATGCTGGTGGATATTGCGGTGACGCAAGCTGTGAATCATGCGGCCCCGCAGCAGCTCCGGGTTACTTCGCCAGCTGCTTCGACGGCTTTTCATACGGGGGATGGGCCCAACTCGGCTACCACACCTACAACTCGCCGATGCGATTTAACAACCACGCCGACCGAGTCAACCTATCGCAAATGTGGATGTATGCCGAAAAACAGACCGATGGCACACAGGGCCTCGATCTGGGCGGCCGCATCGATTACGTCTACGGCGTCGACGCCCAAGACACCCAAGCGTTCGGCACCGAAAGCGGCTGGGACAACGACTGGGACAACGGAGTCTACGGCAGCGCGATGCCACAACTGTATGGCGAAGTCGCCTACGGCAAGACGTCGATCAAAATGGGACATTTCTTCACTTTGATTGGCTATGAAGTTGTCAGCGCACCGGACAACTTTTTCTATAGCCATTCCTACACGATGGTGAACAGTGAACCATTCACCCACACCGGTGCATTGGTCACTCACAAGGCGAACGAATTTGTCACGGTCTGGGGTGGATACACGCTCGGATGGGACTCAGGCTATGAGGACAACGGCGACAACTTCTTGGGCGGCTTGAGCGTGGTCTTGACCGACTACACAACGGTCACCTACACCAACACAGTCGGTCGTTTAAACGAGAACCTCGAACTGCGTGGACAAGACATGCGAGAGCGTGGCCAGATGCACAGCATTGTCGCCAGCACGACCGTCGAGAACTTCAACCACGTATTGCAAGTTGATCGTCTGGACACGAAGAACCAATTCGACACCTTCGCCCGCGACGCGTTTGCCATCAACAACTATTTCTTCTACGAATTGGCGGATGAAGTGGCTGCCGGCCTTCGCTTTGAATGGTGGAACAACCGTCGCGATACCAATGACCACACCGACGTCTACGCGTTGACATTGGGGCTGAATCTGAAACCGAAGGATTTTGTCATCATCCGTCCCGAAGTGCGATGGGACTGGGATGTCGACGCGATTCCGGCCGGGATCAACGAGAACAATCCAAACTCGCCAACAAATGCTCCGCGAAGCAACCAAACGACCTTTGGCATCGACGCCATCGTAACGTTCTAA
- a CDS encoding outer membrane beta-barrel protein, whose amino-acid sequence MKLSKLALLAAFACGIHAGSATAQQMKTNYFGDVAQVGCFDSEPDCGLDASCCEPACGCEAGCCEAGCDSIGCDGCGVSGGGIFFQDGSLPSLACAGCGTCDLGDPWQLCGNHWGWDKGGWLQLGYTTAGRNGTNFNNHPDRINLHQAWFYMEKVADGSTGFDWGGRVDYVYGVDAQDTQAFGNDGSHWDNGWDNGIYGHALPQAYGEVAYGDLSVKVGHFYTIIGYEVVTAPDNFFYSHAFTMFNSEPFTHTGALATYNLSDSTTIYGGYTSGWDSGFENNGDNFIGGISQQLDDTTNITFAYVAGRFGNISQPGYGGEKGNMFSIVTQKELTNKLSYVNQIDYLKTSIEGAGGAKLNQRDTFDINNYLIYQVNDCWAVGGRFEWWNVEGNGYNLAPGDNNDIYDLTLGVNYRGNANWVIRPEVRWTWDKDANINGLAVNENAAATQTTFGIDGIYTF is encoded by the coding sequence ATGAAACTTAGCAAACTTGCACTCTTGGCTGCGTTTGCATGTGGAATCCACGCGGGTTCGGCAACTGCACAGCAGATGAAAACAAATTACTTTGGCGACGTTGCACAGGTTGGCTGTTTTGACAGCGAACCCGATTGCGGCCTCGACGCGTCCTGCTGCGAACCAGCATGTGGCTGTGAAGCGGGCTGCTGCGAAGCGGGCTGCGACAGCATCGGATGCGACGGATGTGGCGTCAGCGGCGGCGGCATCTTCTTTCAGGACGGCAGCCTGCCAAGCTTGGCTTGTGCCGGATGCGGAACTTGCGACCTGGGCGACCCTTGGCAACTGTGTGGCAATCACTGGGGCTGGGACAAGGGCGGATGGTTGCAACTCGGCTACACCACCGCCGGTCGCAATGGAACGAACTTCAACAACCATCCCGACCGTATCAACCTGCACCAAGCATGGTTCTACATGGAGAAGGTTGCCGACGGATCGACCGGCTTCGACTGGGGTGGACGCGTTGATTACGTCTACGGTGTCGACGCTCAAGATACACAAGCGTTCGGTAACGACGGCAGCCATTGGGACAACGGCTGGGACAACGGCATCTACGGTCACGCGTTGCCACAAGCCTACGGCGAAGTTGCCTACGGCGATCTGTCGGTCAAAGTTGGTCACTTCTATACCATCATCGGATATGAAGTCGTAACCGCTCCCGACAACTTCTTCTACAGCCACGCGTTCACGATGTTCAACAGTGAGCCATTCACGCACACCGGTGCATTGGCTACATACAATCTGAGCGACAGCACCACGATCTACGGTGGCTACACATCGGGTTGGGACTCGGGCTTCGAAAACAACGGTGACAACTTCATCGGTGGTATCTCGCAACAGCTTGATGACACCACGAACATCACCTTCGCCTATGTTGCTGGCCGCTTTGGCAATATCTCGCAACCCGGATACGGTGGCGAAAAGGGCAATATGTTCAGCATCGTCACGCAAAAAGAGCTGACCAACAAGCTGAGCTACGTCAACCAGATCGATTACCTGAAGACGTCGATCGAAGGTGCTGGCGGAGCGAAGCTGAACCAACGCGACACGTTTGATATCAATAACTACTTGATCTACCAAGTCAACGACTGCTGGGCTGTCGGTGGTCGCTTCGAGTGGTGGAACGTTGAAGGTAACGGCTACAACCTGGCCCCTGGCGACAACAACGATATCTACGACCTGACATTGGGCGTGAACTATCGTGGCAACGCCAACTGGGTCATCCGCCCCGAAGTTCGCTGGACTTGGGATAAGGACGCCAACATCAACGGCTTGGCAGTCAACGAAAACGCTGCTGCGACCCAAACGACCTTCGGAATCGACGGTATCTACACTTTCTAA